A region from the Colwellia sp. PAMC 21821 genome encodes:
- a CDS encoding tryptophan 2,3-dioxygenase family protein yields the protein MTKANSNSNSNTNTNTANSKHTETKNKANRESKATGCPFHQQASEVDDNSRPLEDGIHQGLDNEMSYGDYLQLESVLSAQKPLSGEHDEMLFIIIHQTSELWLKLAGHELQSAIDYIKAENFGPAFKVIARVKQIFMQLTQSWNILSTLTPSDYLKFRDDLGRSSGIQSCGYRKLEFLLGNKNADMLKIHQTGSTAYQELDKLLNKNSLYDEVIIALEKAGFDIDKTISQRDITLPYQRNDSVLAAWLNVYQQPETYFELYELAEKLVDIEDAFQQWRFKHMYTVQRIIGYKKGTGGSSGVGFLKKALDVSFFPELFEVRTHL from the coding sequence ATGACTAAAGCTAACTCAAACTCAAACTCAAATACAAATACAAACACGGCTAACTCAAAGCACACTGAAACAAAAAATAAAGCCAACCGCGAGAGCAAGGCGACGGGTTGCCCTTTTCATCAGCAAGCTAGCGAGGTTGATGATAATTCTCGTCCGCTAGAAGACGGTATTCATCAAGGCCTTGATAATGAAATGTCATACGGTGATTACTTACAACTAGAAAGCGTGCTGTCGGCGCAAAAACCGTTAAGCGGTGAACACGACGAAATGCTTTTTATCATTATTCATCAAACCAGTGAATTATGGTTAAAGCTTGCGGGTCATGAACTGCAAAGTGCCATTGATTATATAAAAGCTGAAAACTTTGGCCCCGCTTTTAAAGTTATTGCGCGAGTAAAGCAGATATTTATGCAACTGACGCAGTCTTGGAATATTTTATCGACCTTAACGCCAAGCGATTATTTAAAGTTTCGTGATGACTTAGGTCGCTCATCAGGCATTCAATCTTGTGGATATCGTAAATTAGAATTTTTACTGGGCAATAAAAACGCCGATATGCTGAAAATTCATCAAACAGGCAGCACGGCATATCAAGAGCTAGATAAACTGTTAAACAAAAATAGCCTCTACGATGAAGTGATTATAGCGTTAGAAAAAGCTGGATTTGATATTGATAAAACCATCAGTCAACGCGATATTACTTTGCCCTATCAACGTAACGACAGCGTATTAGCGGCATGGCTTAATGTCTATCAACAGCCCGAAACCTATTTTGAACTTTATGAATTAGCAGAAAAATTGGTTGATATTGAAGATGCCTTTCAACAGTGGCGTTTCAAGCATATGTATACTGTGCAGCGAATTATTGGTTATAAAAAAGGCACAGGCGGATCATCAGGCGTTGGATTCTTGAAAAAGGCACTCGATGTAAGCTTTTTCCCTGAGTTGTTTGAAGTCAGAACGCATTTATAA
- a CDS encoding NAD(P)/FAD-dependent oxidoreductase, whose protein sequence is MSASEKITIAGAGPVGTLLAVILARQGHPVKLFESRPDSRSHNIYQGKSINIALSDRGWLALKSVGIEAEVKQHAIAMKKRVMHAIDGTITEQAYGQEGQAIWSVSRSGINEQLLELAEQESLIDIKFEQRLIDVDFSNASASFSHEHKIKKVSADILFGADGAYSKVRRLAQETPRFSYSQSYMPQSYIELHIPANKDGSFKMAKDALHIWPRKTFMLIALPNPDGSFTCTLFLDYQGEISFLSLTKRADVTQFFEENFADAMPLLDNPIDEFLDKTANPLFLLKVDPWVINEKVALIGDAAHAMVPFYGQGMNCGFEDCRVLDELITEHQQDWSKIFPAYQTARKINADAITELAQRNFVEMSELAGQASFLLQKKIEAEFHQRHPTLWTPLYSMVTFSPLLPYAQALAIGDIQQEIMQKIMQIPDIENCWQADFVYEKLQQLAQAAFGSNKNLTTETNSGEQGND, encoded by the coding sequence ATGTCAGCAAGCGAAAAAATAACTATTGCCGGTGCTGGTCCCGTTGGTACCTTACTTGCGGTGATATTAGCTCGCCAAGGCCATCCCGTTAAACTGTTTGAGTCGCGACCTGACTCACGCAGCCATAATATTTATCAAGGAAAGTCGATCAACATTGCCCTTTCAGATAGGGGTTGGCTAGCGTTAAAGTCGGTTGGAATTGAAGCAGAGGTCAAACAGCATGCCATAGCGATGAAAAAGCGTGTAATGCATGCTATTGACGGTACGATAACCGAGCAAGCTTATGGCCAAGAAGGACAAGCTATTTGGTCAGTTTCGCGCTCAGGTATTAATGAACAACTACTTGAATTGGCGGAACAAGAATCCTTAATCGATATTAAGTTTGAACAACGCCTAATTGACGTAGATTTTAGCAATGCCAGCGCCAGTTTTAGCCATGAACATAAGATTAAAAAAGTATCAGCAGATATTTTATTTGGCGCAGATGGCGCGTATTCCAAGGTGCGACGATTAGCACAAGAAACGCCACGTTTTAGTTATAGCCAGTCATATATGCCGCAAAGTTATATTGAATTGCACATTCCAGCTAACAAAGATGGCTCATTTAAAATGGCCAAAGATGCCTTACATATTTGGCCACGTAAAACATTTATGCTCATTGCTTTACCGAACCCCGACGGTTCGTTCACTTGCACTTTATTTTTAGACTATCAAGGTGAGATTTCATTTTTGTCATTAACTAAACGTGCTGACGTAACTCAATTTTTTGAAGAAAACTTTGCCGATGCCATGCCTTTACTGGACAACCCAATAGATGAGTTTCTGGATAAAACTGCCAACCCGTTATTTTTGCTTAAAGTTGACCCTTGGGTGATTAACGAAAAAGTCGCCTTAATTGGTGATGCGGCGCATGCTATGGTGCCGTTTTATGGTCAAGGCATGAACTGCGGCTTTGAAGATTGTCGTGTTTTAGATGAATTAATTACAGAACATCAACAAGACTGGTCAAAAATATTTCCGGCCTATCAAACAGCGAGAAAGATCAATGCCGATGCCATTACTGAATTAGCCCAACGTAATTTTGTCGAAATGAGTGAACTCGCTGGACAGGCAAGTTTTTTATTACAAAAGAAAATTGAAGCAGAGTTTCATCAGCGCCATCCAACACTTTGGACACCACTCTATTCTATGGTGACTTTTTCACCTTTACTGCCTTATGCTCAAGCCCTAGCTATTGGCGATATTCAACAAGAGATTATGCAGAAGATCATGCAAATCCCTGATATTGAAAACTGCTGGCAAGCCGACTTTGTTTATGAAAAATTACAGCAATTAGCGCAAGCGGCGTTTGGCTCTAATAAAAACTTAACAACTGAGACAAACTCGGGAGAGCAAGGTAATGACTAA
- a CDS encoding MGMT family protein: MVNKTNIASEYTKPINSKHIKIWQAVQAIPLGKVACYGQIADLAGLPGRARLVGKALGAVPKNGWRGKKVPWYRVVNSQGKISFAPGSEHFDQQRDLLQDEQVVVIGARIKLTTFQWQPDLAELLFVLEG, translated from the coding sequence TTGGTAAATAAAACCAATATAGCATCTGAATACACCAAGCCAATTAATAGTAAACATATAAAAATATGGCAAGCTGTTCAGGCGATCCCTTTGGGTAAAGTCGCCTGCTATGGTCAAATTGCTGATTTAGCTGGCTTGCCTGGGCGTGCTCGGCTAGTAGGGAAAGCGTTAGGTGCGGTGCCTAAAAATGGTTGGCGTGGGAAAAAGGTGCCCTGGTATCGGGTGGTTAACTCACAAGGAAAAATTTCATTTGCACCGGGCAGCGAGCATTTTGATCAACAACGAGACTTACTGCAAGATGAACAAGTTGTGGTTATTGGTGCACGTATAAAATTAACAACCTTTCAATGGCAACCTGACTTAGCTGAATTGTTATTTGTTTTGGAAGGTTAA
- a CDS encoding SDR family oxidoreductase, with the protein MSNNIVITGANRGIGLAMCKHFKAQGDNVYALCRKSSTELESLAVNIIEDIDVASDLGIANMVSALGSVDIDVLVCNAGILRDESLVQLNLDTMREQFEVNALAPLRVVASLQKQLNQGAKIALITSRMGSISDNGSGGRYGYRMSKAALNAAAMSLSHDLASNHVAVGIYHPGYVQTEMVNYGGDISASDSAKKLVGLINQLTMAESGVFKHSNGSVLPW; encoded by the coding sequence ATGAGCAACAATATTGTTATTACCGGCGCCAATCGTGGCATAGGGTTAGCTATGTGCAAGCATTTTAAAGCGCAAGGAGATAATGTTTATGCGCTGTGTCGAAAATCGTCTACTGAGCTAGAAAGCCTTGCGGTTAATATTATTGAAGATATCGATGTAGCAAGTGATCTTGGTATCGCTAATATGGTGTCAGCATTAGGGTCTGTCGATATTGATGTACTGGTGTGTAATGCCGGTATTTTACGTGATGAAAGCCTAGTTCAACTTAACTTAGATACCATGCGCGAACAGTTTGAAGTTAATGCGCTAGCACCGCTAAGAGTAGTTGCTAGCCTGCAAAAACAACTGAACCAAGGTGCAAAAATAGCGCTTATCACGTCCAGAATGGGCTCTATTAGCGATAATGGTTCAGGCGGGCGTTATGGTTACAGAATGTCGAAGGCAGCATTAAATGCAGCAGCCATGTCGTTGAGTCATGATCTTGCTAGTAACCATGTTGCTGTTGGTATATATCATCCTGGCTATGTGCAAACCGAAATGGTGAATTATGGTGGCGATATCAGCGCCAGTGACTCAGCTAAAAAATTGGTGGGATTAATTAACCAACTCACCATGGCTGAAAGTGGGGTGTTTAAACATTCCAATGGTAGTGTGCTTCCTTGGTAA